From Sebaldella sp. S0638:
TGAAGCCATCCCGGTTTTTCCACGCCTGTAAGCTCACATAGTGTGGGAAAAATATCTATATGCGAAACCATTGCATCTATTACTCTTCCCTGCTTTTCCTGTTTCGGATCCCTTATTATCAAAGCAACGCCTATTCCGCTGTCATTTAAAAAACACTTGTCAAAAGGATTCGCCACACCGTGATCAGTAGTAAAAATTATTATTGTCTTATCATAAAGCCCTGAATCTTTTAATGCTTCTATTACAGTTTTTATACAATCATCTGCCATTTTTGCCGAATCCATATATTTTGCCGTATCAGCCCTGTTGTTTTCATTGTCATAAGTTCTCGGAGGCAGTTCCACATAATCGGGATCTGTTTTATTTTCGGAAATAACAGGATATTTTCTATGAGTGCTGAACATACCAAATGACATAAAAAATTTATTATTGGTTTTCGCAGCGTTTTTTATATATCCCGCAGCTTCTCCTGCATTATTTCTGTCCCAGTAAACAAGTTCTTCTTCATTATTTTTTTCAGGCACAGTGGTTATATCACAACTGTAACCTATTATTTTTGCTGCCTTGTCAAAGTTCAGCCATGAGTCAGCCTCATGCTGTACACCGGATAAAACTGTTTCATAATCATAATTTTTCAGATAACTCGCAAGGTGTTTGCTATAGTCGTTTATTCTGAAACCTCTGTGTGCAAGCCCCAGCATTCCGTTATTATGAGCATACATACCCGTAAGCAGTACTGATCTGCTCGGTGAACATGTAGGCGCCCCGCAGAATGCCTTCCTGAAAACCACGGCGTCCTTGGCAAACTCCAGTAAATAATCAGTGGGTACGTTAAATCCGTATGGTTTCAAAAATCTTCCCGAATCATGTGTGTGTATGTATAAAATATTCATTATGTTAAACCTCCTTGTTATTCAACCCATATAGGCGATGACCACGCTATATTTCCGTCTCTCTGAAATACTTTTACCATATAAAAGTCTTTTTCTTTCTTTTTACCAGATGTCGCAGTTTCCCAGTGTACTTTGTACCCGTCTTCGGGAGTTCCCCTGTGAAGTAATACCTTATATGCATTATGGTGAAAGTTATCATTTCTATAAAACTCGTCAAATCCGAATCTTTCTTTTGAAAGCTTTCTCGCTTCATCTTCAAAGCTGATAAGCTGTGTATTCTCAAGAATACTTCTGACAGAATATGTAAAAGTTTTACCGTCAACCGTCATTATGATATCCGAATCTATGTCTGCCTTTATTTCAAATATAAAGCTTTCTGATGTTACAGGTGAAGGACCCATCCATTTGCCGCTCTGGGAAGTCTTATGTGTAGTCAGCTCAAATTCACATTTATTTTTTTCTTCCCAGAAAAGTTTTTGTCCATATGAAGTCCA
This genomic window contains:
- a CDS encoding sulfatase, producing MNILYIHTHDSGRFLKPYGFNVPTDYLLEFAKDAVVFRKAFCGAPTCSPSRSVLLTGMYAHNNGMLGLAHRGFRINDYSKHLASYLKNYDYETVLSGVQHEADSWLNFDKAAKIIGYSCDITTVPEKNNEEELVYWDRNNAGEAAGYIKNAAKTNNKFFMSFGMFSTHRKYPVISENKTDPDYVELPPRTYDNENNRADTAKYMDSAKMADDCIKTVIEALKDSGLYDKTIIIFTTDHGVANPFDKCFLNDSGIGVALIIRDPKQEKQGRVIDAMVSHIDIFPTLCELTGVEKPGWLQGKSLVPLLYENKKVREEIYAEINYHTSYEPARCVRNERYKYIKYFDKTYDKYNYSNMDDSKVKEFLTENGLLDMKKEMEILYDLYFDPGENNNVAGKAEYSDVLAQMRGKLESWQTETGDPVLLGEIDAPEGAKINKKGSMSAGSKNKDDYEKFPE